From Anaerohalosphaera lusitana, one genomic window encodes:
- a CDS encoding IS256 family transposase yields MQKNESDRSVADLNKAIKIDESQIQNHLGEMVRSTVEQTLNNMLDAEADQLCNAKRYERTSERVNSRAGHYKRNLHTRSGEVKVKMPKLRRAKFETAIIERYRRREASVEEALMEMYLAGVSVRRVEDITEALWGMRVSAGTVSDLNKKMYERIDEWRNRRIEGEYPYVYLDGICLKRSWGGEVRNVSVLVAIGVGKDGYRDILGVVEGGKEDRDGWSGFLRSLKQRGLKGVQLVVSDKCLGLVESLGEFFPDARWQRCTVHFYRNVFSVVPRGKMQEVSAMLKAIHAQEDLAEAKKKAHAVADKLDGMKLRRAAQRVREGAQETLSYYHFPRKHWRQIRTNNPLERIMREIRRRSRVVGCFPDGNSALMLAAARLRHIAGTKWGTRRYMNMDRLREMQNEAIAEAI; encoded by the coding sequence ATGCAGAAGAATGAATCGGACAGATCGGTTGCGGACTTGAACAAAGCTATTAAAATTGACGAATCGCAGATTCAAAACCACCTCGGCGAGATGGTCCGCAGCACCGTCGAGCAGACGCTCAACAACATGCTCGATGCAGAGGCGGATCAGCTCTGCAATGCCAAACGCTACGAGCGGACCTCAGAGCGAGTCAACAGCCGGGCAGGTCATTACAAGCGAAATCTGCACACCAGGTCGGGCGAGGTCAAGGTGAAGATGCCAAAGCTTCGCAGGGCAAAGTTCGAGACGGCGATCATCGAGCGATACCGCCGACGCGAAGCGAGCGTCGAAGAGGCACTGATGGAGATGTACCTGGCGGGCGTTTCGGTCCGCCGCGTGGAAGATATAACCGAGGCTTTGTGGGGCATGCGGGTCAGTGCAGGCACGGTCAGCGATCTAAACAAGAAGATGTACGAGCGGATCGACGAGTGGCGGAACCGAAGGATCGAAGGCGAGTATCCATACGTCTACCTCGACGGCATCTGCCTGAAACGAAGCTGGGGCGGCGAGGTTCGCAACGTCTCTGTGCTCGTTGCGATCGGTGTGGGCAAGGACGGCTATCGCGACATCCTTGGCGTCGTAGAAGGCGGCAAAGAGGATCGAGACGGCTGGAGCGGCTTCCTGCGTTCGCTCAAGCAACGCGGGCTCAAGGGTGTTCAGTTGGTCGTTTCGGATAAGTGCCTCGGCCTGGTCGAATCGCTGGGCGAGTTCTTTCCCGACGCACGCTGGCAGAGATGTACGGTTCATTTTTACAGGAACGTATTCTCGGTCGTGCCGCGAGGAAAGATGCAGGAGGTATCTGCGATGCTAAAAGCGATCCATGCACAGGAGGACCTCGCAGAAGCAAAGAAGAAAGCTCATGCCGTCGCCGACAAGCTTGATGGCATGAAGCTGCGAAGGGCTGCCCAGCGAGTTCGTGAAGGTGCCCAGGAGACACTCAGCTACTATCACTTCCCGCGGAAACACTGGCGACAGATCCGCACGAACAATCCGCTGGAGCGGATCATGCGTGAGATACGCCGCAGGTCGCGAGTGGTCGGCTGCTTCCCGGACGGCAACTCAGCCTTGATGTTAGCCGCTGCTCGTCTGAGACACATTGCCGGGACGAAATGGGGCACGCGAAGATACATGAATATGGATCGGCTAAGAGAAATGCAGAACGAAGCGATAGCCGAAGCCATTTAG
- a CDS encoding LamG-like jellyroll fold domain-containing protein, with product MFSKIAFLICIVVAFGGSAFSADVVLDDDLYYAGSYDDNFQEFTDAGWEIVKQVSLYMSDGDPGTLTGSGTTIRYITDYNIKAGDSVSLSADLIRTGSGYGYTGDIIAWDGSSATVMSSYSESQNFTHEVTASPEFADKQLGFTFKFDAGWGKVDSFLLEVQSVDPNYPSITSQPQDQLPKAGTDAVFAVEAIDYSGNGLAYQWYYNTANADPNEAVQLTEGTDFGGVTTSELTVYDAQEEDEGVYFCKVSIIDRNFSYSEAAALGVKRMLAKWTLDQADYVDGQYLDTVSGYNADPNGTPTFTEGWDGSATGAVTPNQGGWATASTWNPAADTGGYTAAAWVKWDGSALAEYGNGIIAKGSGYGVDTTLFYLQLRPGSAEDLANVLFYESDTWVTAADAVTANEWTHIIAAFDGSEFRLYVNGELAKKNGGSIDNGLDEPIYIGTTNGQSNSFLGQIDEVAIYNYGLTDEDAAMLYYDYTGEASCLTQPELDLTGPDGEPDCVVDIHDFAEFAASWMECGLIPDCQ from the coding sequence ATGTTTTCGAAAATTGCATTTTTGATTTGTATCGTGGTGGCTTTTGGGGGATCAGCGTTTTCGGCAGACGTCGTCTTGGATGACGATCTTTATTATGCTGGTTCTTATGACGATAATTTCCAAGAATTCACAGACGCTGGATGGGAAATAGTAAAACAAGTTAGTTTGTACATGAGCGATGGCGACCCTGGAACACTGACGGGCAGCGGTACCACTATTAGGTATATTACCGATTACAATATCAAAGCGGGAGATAGTGTTTCTTTATCGGCAGATCTCATCAGGACTGGATCCGGCTATGGTTATACCGGTGACATCATTGCCTGGGACGGTTCTTCAGCGACAGTGATGTCGTCGTACAGCGAATCGCAGAACTTCACACATGAAGTGACGGCATCGCCTGAGTTTGCGGATAAGCAGCTAGGTTTTACCTTTAAGTTTGATGCTGGCTGGGGAAAAGTTGACAGTTTCCTGCTCGAGGTTCAATCGGTGGATCCAAACTATCCCAGTATTACCTCCCAGCCGCAAGACCAGTTGCCCAAAGCGGGAACGGATGCGGTTTTTGCTGTGGAGGCAATTGATTATTCCGGTAACGGCCTGGCGTACCAGTGGTATTACAATACGGCAAATGCAGACCCGAACGAAGCTGTTCAACTGACTGAGGGGACTGATTTCGGGGGCGTGACAACTAGTGAACTGACAGTCTACGATGCCCAGGAAGAGGATGAAGGCGTATATTTCTGCAAGGTAAGCATTATCGACAGGAATTTCAGCTATTCGGAAGCAGCAGCGCTTGGGGTCAAGCGTATGTTGGCAAAATGGACGCTTGATCAGGCTGATTACGTAGATGGTCAATATCTGGATACCGTGAGCGGCTATAATGCAGATCCTAACGGTACACCGACCTTCACAGAAGGCTGGGATGGAAGTGCTACCGGTGCTGTTACACCTAATCAGGGGGGCTGGGCCACAGCCAGCACCTGGAACCCCGCAGCGGATACAGGTGGATACACTGCTGCTGCCTGGGTCAAATGGGACGGCAGCGCGTTGGCTGAGTATGGAAATGGAATAATAGCCAAGGGGTCAGGTTACGGAGTGGATACAACCTTGTTTTACCTGCAACTGCGCCCGGGTTCTGCCGAGGATCTGGCGAATGTGCTTTTTTATGAGTCTGACACCTGGGTAACTGCTGCTGATGCTGTTACTGCCAATGAGTGGACACACATCATAGCTGCTTTTGACGGCAGTGAATTCAGGCTTTATGTTAATGGTGAGCTTGCAAAGAAAAATGGCGGCAGCATTGATAATGGTTTGGACGAGCCGATCTATATAGGAACGACTAACGGGCAGTCTAATTCGTTTTTGGGGCAGATCGACGAGGTTGCAATTTACAACTACGGCCTAACTGACGAGGATGCAGCGATGCTGTATTACGATTATACAGGTGAGGCGTCATGTTTGACGCAGCCGGAGCTGGACCTGACAGGACCAGATGGTGAGCCTGACTGTGTTGTAGATATACATGATTTTGCAGAGTTTGCAGCTAGCTGGATGGAATGCGGGCTGATACCTGACTGTCAGTAA
- a CDS encoding glycoside hydrolase family 2 protein yields the protein MRYLLVFTITVINMFAFNVYAEAISSRETPEFSTAGFFQIENGPRDIFSFNVGWRFYKGELEDASAPNYDDSMWEIVNCPHGLEYLPVDASGSINYQGPAWYRKHFTLPEDIEGKKHFLHFEAIMGKSKIWINGKLVKEHFGGYLPVVIDITDAVRFGGEENVVAVWADNSDDPDYPPGKPQGVLDFTYFGGIYRDVWLYSKYPVHITDPTLANTTAGGGVFVHYENLSEDSVDVIIATEIKNETMQKQTIQLSSSIQNDQQEDVGAKSNEISLAPGSCRTVRQKVSIEKPHLWSPDDPYLHKLITKVSKDSTLLDGQAIRIGIRKIEFRGKEGFLLNNKPYGKPLIGANRHQDFAHIGNALPNSLHWRDALKLRNANMEIVRSAHYPQDPAFMEACDQLGMFVIVATPGWQFWNEKEIFAKRVCQDIRNMVRRDRNHPCVIMWEPILNETHYPNTFAKRVHETVHEEFPFDGCYTACDGRANGSEYFDVIYGGKTDHRKSAFIREWGDNVDDWSAHNSTSRVRRSWGEAAQIIQARHYADPRPDYSWICIDSFYGNPAQITGGCLWHSFDHNRGYHPDQFFGGIADAFRQPKYSYYVIQSQRNPKSQIPYVENGPMVYIANEMTPFSSGDVWVYSNCEEIRLKVFGEVFDTIRPADLDADMPHPPVKFENVYNFMDLKQLHRAKKWDQAKIVAEGLIDGKVVASTTRMPAKRKHHLDLIIDSGGMPLTADGSDVITVIARMVDKDGNIKRLCDDRIVFEVTGPARLIDAKNIGTNPARLEWGTAPCLIQSTTEPGKITVRAKMLHEGINTPLPGEISFKSVPYAIRQIYEETACQAINADDLSVEEASDSETVRKLKKKLRTVQGELNELRLKEIGRQQTEFEN from the coding sequence ATGAGATACTTGTTAGTATTTACAATAACTGTTATCAATATGTTTGCTTTTAATGTGTATGCGGAGGCTATTTCATCCAGAGAGACACCTGAGTTTTCCACTGCCGGCTTCTTTCAGATAGAAAATGGACCCCGCGATATTTTTAGCTTTAATGTTGGTTGGCGTTTTTACAAGGGGGAGTTGGAAGACGCCTCGGCACCAAACTATGATGACAGCATGTGGGAGATCGTGAACTGCCCCCATGGACTTGAATATTTGCCGGTTGATGCCAGCGGGTCAATTAACTATCAAGGGCCGGCATGGTACCGTAAGCATTTTACTTTACCTGAAGATATTGAAGGTAAAAAGCATTTCCTGCACTTTGAGGCAATCATGGGAAAAAGCAAGATATGGATCAATGGTAAGCTAGTTAAAGAACATTTCGGAGGCTACCTGCCTGTAGTGATAGATATTACGGACGCAGTCCGGTTTGGGGGAGAAGAAAACGTTGTTGCTGTATGGGCGGACAACAGCGATGATCCGGATTATCCGCCAGGAAAGCCTCAGGGCGTTCTCGATTTCACTTATTTCGGCGGTATCTACAGAGATGTCTGGTTATACAGCAAATATCCCGTTCACATTACAGACCCAACTCTCGCTAATACTACAGCGGGTGGAGGGGTATTTGTTCATTATGAAAATCTTTCCGAGGATTCAGTGGATGTGATTATTGCCACCGAGATTAAAAATGAAACTATGCAAAAACAAACCATTCAATTAAGTTCGTCCATACAGAATGACCAACAAGAAGATGTCGGCGCAAAAAGTAATGAAATTTCACTTGCTCCCGGTTCATGTCGGACGGTCAGGCAAAAAGTTTCAATTGAAAAGCCTCACCTCTGGAGTCCGGACGATCCCTACCTCCACAAACTAATCACCAAAGTTTCAAAAGATTCCACTTTGCTCGACGGCCAGGCTATCAGAATTGGTATTCGCAAGATTGAGTTCCGCGGCAAAGAGGGCTTCCTTTTAAATAATAAACCGTACGGCAAACCCTTGATCGGAGCGAACAGGCACCAGGACTTTGCTCATATCGGTAATGCCTTGCCAAACTCACTACACTGGCGAGACGCCCTAAAGCTGCGAAACGCCAATATGGAAATTGTCCGTTCGGCTCATTACCCACAGGATCCCGCCTTTATGGAGGCCTGTGACCAACTGGGTATGTTTGTCATTGTAGCTACACCCGGCTGGCAGTTTTGGAATGAAAAGGAAATCTTTGCAAAAAGAGTGTGCCAGGACATCCGAAACATGGTCCGTCGTGACCGAAATCATCCGTGCGTTATTATGTGGGAGCCTATCCTGAATGAAACGCATTATCCGAATACTTTTGCAAAGAGGGTGCACGAAACTGTTCATGAAGAGTTCCCATTCGATGGGTGCTATACGGCCTGTGACGGTCGGGCAAACGGATCGGAATATTTTGACGTCATCTATGGAGGCAAAACGGACCACCGCAAGTCGGCGTTCATCCGAGAATGGGGTGATAACGTTGATGACTGGTCGGCCCACAATTCAACCAGTCGAGTACGCCGGTCCTGGGGTGAAGCGGCTCAGATTATTCAGGCCCGCCATTACGCCGATCCCCGGCCGGATTATTCCTGGATATGCATCGATAGTTTCTATGGGAATCCTGCCCAGATAACCGGCGGCTGTCTTTGGCATTCTTTTGACCACAACCGCGGTTACCATCCAGATCAATTCTTTGGCGGAATAGCTGATGCTTTCAGGCAACCGAAATATTCCTATTATGTAATCCAGAGCCAGCGCAATCCGAAATCTCAAATTCCGTATGTTGAAAATGGTCCCATGGTATACATTGCGAATGAAATGACCCCGTTTTCAAGCGGTGACGTATGGGTGTATTCAAATTGTGAAGAAATACGCCTGAAGGTTTTCGGCGAAGTTTTTGATACAATTCGTCCGGCGGATTTAGATGCCGACATGCCTCATCCACCTGTCAAATTTGAGAACGTTTATAATTTCATGGATCTCAAACAACTTCACAGGGCGAAAAAATGGGATCAGGCCAAGATTGTCGCTGAAGGTCTGATCGATGGTAAAGTTGTGGCCTCTACGACCCGCATGCCTGCCAAACGTAAACATCATCTGGATTTGATTATTGATTCTGGAGGTATGCCGCTAACGGCGGATGGCTCGGATGTGATTACTGTCATTGCCCGGATGGTGGATAAAGACGGAAACATAAAACGCCTCTGTGATGACCGTATCGTCTTTGAAGTCACCGGACCGGCCAGGCTGATTGACGCAAAAAACATCGGCACAAACCCGGCCAGATTGGAATGGGGCACAGCGCCGTGTTTGATTCAGTCAACAACTGAACCGGGCAAGATTACGGTCCGTGCAAAGATGCTGCACGAGGGCATAAACACCCCGTTGCCCGGCGAAATCAGCTTTAAAAGCGTTCCTTATGCAATACGACAGATTTATGAAGAAACTGCCTGCCAGGCCATAAACGCCGATGATCTATCTGTTGAGGAAGCCAGCGATTCAGAAACTGTTCGAAAGCTTAAGAAGAAGTTACGTACGGTTCAAGGGGAATTGAACGAGCTGAGACTTAAAGAAATTGGACGTCAACAAACAGAGTTTGAAAACTGA
- a CDS encoding LamG-like jellyroll fold domain-containing protein, translating to MMFTRITFLTCILLAFAGSAFSVTVLDDDLYYAGSYDDNFQEFTDAGWEIVNQVSLYMSDGSTGVITGSGTTIRYITDYSIKEGDSVSLTADLIRTGSGYGYTGDIIAWDGSTATVISSFSESQDFTHKVTASSEYAGQKLGFTFKFAEGWGKVDSFTLDVVTSVLDDDLYYAGSYTDNFQEFRDADGWEIVDLVSLYMSDGTTGTLTGANGTTIRYISDYVLNYGDSISLWTDLIRTGSGYGYTGDVIAWDGSTATVISSYSESQDFTLEATALSEHAGKQLGFTFKFASGWGKVDRFKLDVEQVDPNYPDIITQPQDQFLKAGSDAVFSVEAIDYSGNGLEYLWYHDPNLANADSNDAVALADGTDFDGATTSELTVFDVQKEDDGGYFCKVSIIGRNFEYSEMAMLKAGYLIAHYPFDGDATDISGNGYDGTAIGTVDYSPDGGMIGQALKMRNASDGHVSVPAEVLGDVAEAFTLSFWTYGSPEQPLSNLQNLFHARGSNSNVVTLRIPHTTGRFQMLTGNPDDGSTQIYTTGLSSADYKNRWNHYVITKQLGQGINVYINGDQWGSFPGQNNPVYGATEVAIGGGLTDSTDTFDGMIDDFRIYNYPFAEDEVKEVNPTPAYPSPEDNATDVPFDTMLSWQPGEGSELFDVYYSTTAPDQYAADFDPNYPLTDPTVIAGLTSPEASFDFNLDLDTTYYWYVVESDVSGNPLWRSNVWSFTTQDLEADLNDSLKVDLFDFAPISASWGEDTKGVVTEAAVIDPMNYDVTNLDPDDPASSKYYWMHYYEYSGGTNLVYGEGYCDPVDDPNGMAIEWSYDTPSSSGGTDASWLYFHKDRSDMPIDQYDELHIDMKLVEGTIGANGMWGNFINTDGEGFSHTMNTSALTDGEWHTIVVPIPNDAPAGQLNYIFCGYWGSNLTGKIHMKNLELVVTDDTPRCVPEFYIGADINNDCSIDMYDLSVLASEWLLDARNL from the coding sequence ATGATGTTTACTAGAATCACATTTTTGACTTGTATTTTGTTGGCTTTCGCCGGGTCAGCGTTCTCAGTGACAGTTCTAGACGATGATCTTTATTATGCTGGTTCTTATGATGATAATTTTCAAGAATTCACAGACGCTGGTTGGGAAATAGTAAATCAAGTCAGTTTGTACATGAGCGATGGCTCGACTGGAGTGATAACGGGCAGCGGTACCACTATTAGATATATTACCGATTACAGCATCAAAGAGGGAGATAGTGTTTCTTTAACTGCAGATCTCATCAGGACTGGATCTGGCTACGGTTATACTGGTGACATCATTGCCTGGGACGGTTCTACGGCGACAGTGATATCATCGTTCAGCGAATCACAGGATTTCACGCATAAAGTCACGGCATCCTCTGAATATGCGGGTCAAAAGCTTGGATTCACTTTTAAGTTTGCTGAAGGCTGGGGCAAAGTGGATAGTTTCACGCTTGACGTAGTAACCTCCGTTTTGGACGACGATCTTTATTATGCTGGTTCTTATACTGATAATTTCCAAGAATTCAGAGACGCTGATGGATGGGAAATAGTAGATCTAGTCAGTTTGTACATGAGCGATGGCACGACCGGAACGCTGACAGGGGCCAATGGTACTACCATTAGGTATATTTCAGACTACGTTCTTAACTATGGGGATTCTATCTCTCTGTGGACAGATCTCATCAGGACTGGATCTGGTTATGGTTATACCGGTGACGTTATTGCCTGGGATGGTTCTACAGCGACAGTGATATCATCTTACAGCGAATCGCAGGACTTCACACTTGAAGCCACGGCGTTGTCTGAACATGCGGGTAAACAGCTTGGATTCACCTTTAAGTTTGCTTCAGGCTGGGGCAAAGTGGACAGATTCAAGCTTGACGTAGAACAAGTAGACCCAAACTATCCCGACATTATTACCCAGCCGCAGGACCAATTCCTCAAAGCCGGGTCGGATGCTGTCTTTTCGGTAGAGGCAATTGATTACTCCGGTAACGGCCTTGAGTACCTGTGGTACCACGACCCGAACCTGGCTAATGCAGATTCGAACGATGCTGTTGCACTTGCTGATGGGACTGACTTTGATGGAGCGACTACCAGTGAGCTTACGGTCTTTGATGTTCAGAAAGAGGACGACGGCGGATACTTCTGCAAGGTAAGCATTATCGGCAGAAACTTTGAATATTCCGAAATGGCAATGCTTAAGGCAGGGTATCTGATCGCGCATTATCCTTTTGACGGCGATGCAACCGATATCAGCGGCAATGGATACGATGGAACGGCCATCGGTACGGTTGATTACAGCCCTGACGGGGGCATGATAGGTCAGGCATTGAAGATGCGTAACGCTTCTGACGGCCATGTGTCTGTCCCGGCAGAGGTACTGGGTGATGTGGCAGAAGCATTTACATTGTCCTTCTGGACATATGGTTCGCCTGAGCAGCCCTTGTCCAATTTGCAGAATCTGTTCCACGCAAGGGGCAGCAACTCAAATGTGGTAACGCTTCGTATACCGCACACTACCGGCCGTTTCCAGATGCTTACCGGGAACCCCGACGACGGTTCTACACAGATATATACTACGGGCCTTTCTTCTGCAGACTACAAGAACAGGTGGAACCACTATGTAATAACCAAGCAATTAGGTCAAGGCATAAACGTTTACATCAATGGTGATCAGTGGGGCAGTTTCCCCGGCCAAAACAATCCTGTTTATGGCGCAACAGAAGTAGCCATTGGCGGCGGTCTTACCGATTCAACTGATACTTTTGACGGTATGATCGACGACTTCCGCATTTACAACTATCCGTTTGCCGAGGATGAAGTTAAGGAAGTTAATCCAACGCCGGCATATCCTTCGCCTGAGGATAACGCGACCGACGTACCGTTCGACACCATGCTGAGCTGGCAGCCCGGCGAAGGTTCCGAGTTGTTTGACGTATATTACAGCACGACAGCACCGGATCAGTACGCTGCTGACTTCGATCCGAACTACCCGCTGACTGATCCAACGGTTATTGCCGGCTTGACTTCACCTGAGGCAAGTTTTGATTTCAACCTGGATCTTGATACGACATACTACTGGTATGTTGTAGAGTCTGACGTATCCGGCAATCCGCTGTGGCGGAGTAATGTCTGGAGCTTTACGACTCAGGATCTAGAGGCGGACCTCAATGATAGTCTTAAGGTTGACCTTTTCGACTTTGCGCCGATCAGTGCAAGCTGGGGCGAGGACACCAAGGGTGTTGTGACCGAAGCTGCGGTTATCGATCCGATGAATTATGATGTTACCAACCTCGATCCTGACGATCCGGCCAGTTCCAAGTACTACTGGATGCACTACTACGAGTATAGCGGCGGAACGAACCTCGTATATGGTGAAGGTTACTGCGATCCGGTAGATGACCCGAACGGGATGGCTATCGAATGGTCCTACGATACGCCGAGCAGCAGCGGCGGTACGGATGCTTCGTGGCTGTACTTCCACAAGGACCGCAGCGACATGCCTATAGACCAGTACGATGAGCTTCATATTGATATGAAGCTGGTTGAAGGTACTATCGGGGCAAACGGCATGTGGGGCAACTTCATCAATACCGATGGTGAAGGCTTCAGCCACACCATGAACACATCTGCGCTGACGGATGGTGAATGGCACACGATCGTAGTACCGATCCCCAATGATGCACCGGCAGGCCAGTTAAACTACATTTTCTGTGGTTACTGGGGATCGAATCTCACAGGTAAGATCCATATGAAGAACCTGGAGCTTGTGGTCACGGACGACACACCGCGATGCGTGCCTGAGTTCTACATTGGCGCGGACATCAACAACGACTGCTCTATCGATATGTACGACCTGAGCGTTCTGGCTTCAGAATGGCTGCTGGACGCACGAAATCTCTAA
- a CDS encoding type II secretion system protein, with amino-acid sequence MKKSGFTLIELLVVISIIALLLAIMMPALGMVKERARRVTCGSNLKQVGISMLTYATDNKNNVPPSWMEERWRGTAGYAGWAAYWAYSVNTNATSEQDKMIPRNMGWLFDAGYLKDPEVFYCSSAGAFNKAWSYDHYRLSWPAAIGGNGTASTIRVSYNYIPQVRAKEVIRCGSSGRDVSVHMIGYKVSNMTSSTSLAADLINSQEHIMHRAGGNAPAGINVLHGDGHVVFNNDKEAINADDFWGDLGDDKSNLPNQNGYNLRALLGLFKGTARIQN; translated from the coding sequence ATGAAGAAATCTGGCTTTACACTAATAGAATTGCTGGTAGTAATTTCCATCATTGCATTGCTTTTAGCCATTATGATGCCCGCGTTGGGCATGGTCAAAGAGCGAGCTCGCCGTGTGACATGCGGTTCCAATCTAAAACAGGTCGGCATCAGCATGCTCACTTATGCAACTGATAATAAGAATAATGTGCCTCCAAGCTGGATGGAAGAACGCTGGCGAGGCACAGCAGGTTATGCGGGCTGGGCGGCATATTGGGCCTACTCCGTCAACACGAATGCGACCTCGGAACAAGACAAGATGATACCACGTAATATGGGGTGGCTCTTCGATGCAGGCTATCTGAAGGACCCGGAAGTATTTTACTGCTCGTCAGCAGGTGCCTTTAACAAGGCTTGGTCCTACGATCATTATCGCCTTTCCTGGCCAGCTGCTATTGGCGGCAACGGTACGGCGTCGACGATTAGAGTTAGTTACAACTACATTCCTCAAGTACGTGCCAAGGAAGTTATCCGTTGTGGAAGCAGCGGCAGGGACGTAAGTGTACACATGATAGGCTATAAGGTTTCAAATATGACCTCAAGTACAAGTCTGGCCGCTGACCTTATCAATTCACAGGAGCACATAATGCACCGCGCGGGGGGGAATGCGCCTGCAGGTATCAATGTGCTTCACGGAGACGGCCATGTCGTCTTCAACAACGATAAGGAGGCCATTAATGCCGATGATTTCTGGGGTGACCTTGGTGACGACAAATCTAATCTGCCAAACCAGAATGGTTACAATCTGCGAGCGCTCCTGGGCCTTTTTAAGGGCACAGCTAGAATACAGAACTAA
- a CDS encoding SAM-dependent methyltransferase produces MSSSYSKTVSTARDYYNSSDADKFYFNFWGGEDIHIGFYETPDDSISQASRKTVKRMAAKCENLNENSRVLDLGAGFGGAARYLAKTYGCHVTALNLSEVENERDRQMNKEQGLDHLIDVVDGAFESLPFEDGSFDVIWSQDAILHSDQRDAVIKEAARVLKPGGEMVFTDPMQSDDCPENVLQPIYDRIHLESLGSPSKYKKMAKDAGLEVEEFDELTDHLPHHYHSVLKKIENSDRPKKLGISDEYIKNMKKGLQHWVDGGKQGYLSWGIFHLKATA; encoded by the coding sequence ATGAGCAGTTCTTATTCGAAAACTGTTTCCACGGCCCGTGATTATTATAACAGCAGTGATGCTGACAAGTTTTATTTTAATTTCTGGGGCGGCGAGGATATCCATATCGGGTTTTACGAAACGCCCGACGATTCGATCTCGCAAGCCAGCCGTAAGACGGTTAAACGCATGGCCGCCAAATGCGAGAATCTCAACGAGAACAGCCGTGTGCTCGATCTGGGCGCGGGGTTCGGCGGGGCCGCCCGTTATCTCGCTAAGACCTACGGCTGCCATGTCACGGCTCTGAACCTAAGCGAGGTTGAGAACGAGCGTGACAGACAGATGAACAAGGAACAGGGACTCGATCATCTGATCGACGTTGTCGACGGTGCATTCGAATCGCTGCCCTTTGAAGATGGCAGCTTTGATGTGATCTGGTCGCAGGACGCGATACTGCACAGCGACCAGCGTGATGCGGTCATTAAAGAGGCGGCACGAGTTCTCAAGCCCGGCGGCGAGATGGTATTTACAGATCCGATGCAGAGTGATGACTGCCCTGAGAATGTACTTCAGCCGATCTATGACCGCATTCACCTTGAGTCGCTCGGTTCACCCAGCAAGTACAAGAAGATGGCCAAAGATGCGGGTTTGGAGGTCGAGGAGTTCGACGAACTGACGGACCACCTGCCGCACCATTATCACAGCGTTCTCAAGAAGATCGAGAACAGTGACAGGCCCAAAAAACTAGGCATCAGTGACGAATACATCAAGAATATGAAAAAGGGTCTGCAGCACTGGGTTGACGGCGGAAAACAGGGTTACCTGAGCTGGGGAATCTTCCACCTCAAAGCAACAGCATAA
- a CDS encoding class I SAM-dependent methyltransferase, with the protein MPFIEKQQFGEDPLKVRDTDHYVKEYASTLVEKWDQLISWDRRAESEGNFFVEKLKENGAKYVLDAATGTGFHSVQLIEAGFEVTSADGSPEMLAKAFENGKQRGHVLRTICADWRWLNRDVHGEYDAVICLGNSFTHLFNERDRRKTLAEYYAALKHDGVLIIDQRNYDAILDQDGYSSKHTFYYCGDQVAAEPDHVDEGLARFVYKFPDKSQYHLNMFPLRKNYLRQLMQEVGFQQIDTYSDFQETHKVDDQPDFFIHVAHKEYKD; encoded by the coding sequence ATGCCTTTTATAGAAAAACAGCAATTCGGTGAAGATCCTCTCAAGGTTCGGGACACCGACCACTACGTGAAGGAGTACGCTTCCACGCTTGTGGAGAAATGGGATCAACTGATCAGTTGGGACAGAAGAGCCGAAAGCGAGGGCAATTTCTTCGTAGAGAAGCTCAAAGAAAACGGTGCTAAATACGTCCTCGATGCCGCCACCGGCACAGGTTTTCACTCGGTCCAGCTCATAGAAGCTGGATTCGAGGTGACCAGTGCGGACGGCAGTCCGGAAATGCTCGCCAAAGCATTCGAGAACGGCAAGCAGCGCGGACATGTGCTGCGGACCATTTGTGCGGACTGGAGATGGCTCAACCGCGATGTTCACGGGGAATATGACGCCGTAATATGTCTGGGAAATTCGTTCACGCATCTATTCAACGAGCGTGACAGGCGTAAAACGCTGGCTGAATACTACGCAGCGCTCAAGCATGACGGCGTGCTGATCATTGACCAGCGGAACTATGATGCGATCCTGGACCAGGACGGCTATTCGTCTAAACATACTTTTTATTATTGCGGCGACCAGGTAGCTGCTGAACCGGATCACGTCGACGAAGGGCTTGCACGCTTTGTCTACAAGTTTCCTGACAAAAGCCAGTACCACCTGAACATGTTTCCTTTGCGAAAAAACTACCTGCGTCAGTTAATGCAGGAAGTAGGTTTTCAGCAGATCGACACATATAGTGATTTCCAGGAAACTCATAAAGTGGACGACCAGCCGGACTTCTTCATTCATGTTGCGCATAAGGAATACAAAGATTAG